From the Phyllostomus discolor isolate MPI-MPIP mPhyDis1 unplaced genomic scaffold, mPhyDis1.pri.v3 mPhyDis1_scaffold_19, whole genome shotgun sequence genome, one window contains:
- the LOC114489360 gene encoding testis-specific Y-encoded protein 1-like, which yields MWVRAVSRASCPAAEPANMASAAVHAISGASCATGVTMAPAKALQVVEVGPGDKKLTAEEAPVRAEEKPGGSSARPPLEALAALQCQLRAESARGHRVYLGVKLASAERRKPILERRRSIIQCIPGFWAKAIRNHPQISDIISEQDEDMLEYLVTSGGYRATRSTVVHWFWDYERGAPSRRLDTTSVNLFNWLSEHSLPGSGKIAEAEGGDSTGVFELEDRRLVVEGRSGDAVLVEADWGALE from the exons ATGTGGGTAAGGGCGGTGTCGCGGGCCAGCTGCCCAGCCGCGGAGCCTGCAAACATGGCGAGTGCGGCTGTGCACGCAATCAGCGGTGCATCGTGCGCTACTGGGGTGACCATGGCACCCGCCAAGGCCCTCCAG GTGGTGGAAGTGGGGCCGGGGGACAAGAAGCTGACCGCAGAAGAGGCCCCAGTAAGGGCAGAGGAGAAGCCAGGTGGGAGCAGCGCGCGGCCACCCCTGGAGGCGCTGGCGGCCCTGCAGTGCCAGCTGAGGGCCGAGAGCGCCCGAGGCCACAGGGTCTACCTTGGTGTGAAGCTGGCCTCGGCCGAGCGGCGGAAGCCCATTCTAGAGCGTAGGCGGAGCATCATCCAGTGCATCCCTGGTTTCTGGGCCAAAGCCAT TCGGAACCACCCCCAGATATCAGACATCATCAGTGAGCAAGATGAAGACATGCTTGAGTACTTGGTCACTTCTGGAG GCTATCGGGCCACTCGTTCGACCGTGGTCCACTGGTTCTGGGACTACGAACGGGGGGCGCCCAGCCGCAGGCTTGACACAACCAGCGTCAACCTCTTCAACTGGCTGTCAGAGCACAGTCTTCCAGGCTCGGGCAAGATTGCTGAG gctgagggtggggacAGTACTGGAGTTTTTGAGCTGGAGGACCGCAGGCTGGTGGTCGAGGGGAGGTCAGGGGACGCAGTGCTGGTGGAAGCGGACTGGGGGGCCTTGGAGTAG